Below is a window of Bacteroidales bacterium DNA.
TTTTTAACAATTGAACAATACAACAATTAAGCAATAAAGCAATTTTACTTTCTTAATAATTTGAATTCATCATTGCTTCCGAATTTCATAATTGTAGAAGGTTTATTGGAGCCAACCCTGTCATGAAATAAGCTTATAACATAATCAACATTATTTACAATCAATTTATTTATTTCCTTAAAACATCTGGGATTAGGACCTCCGGCATAATTAGCAGAAGTTGACACAATAGGTTTTCCAAAATCCCTTACAAGTTTTTTGCAAAATTCACTTTTAGGAATTCTTATTCCTATGCTTCCATCTTCAGCAAGAAGATTTTTTGCAACACCTTTTGCATTAGGATAAATAATCGTAATCGGCTTACTGCTATTTTCGATAAAATTCAATGCGTATTTTGGTATGTCTTCAGTATATTTTTTTAGTTTGTGAAAATCATCAAGTAAAATAATCATACTTTTAAAAGCAGTTCTTCCCTTGATTTTATGTATTTTTTCAACCAATTTTTCATTTGTTGCGTCACATCCAATTCCCCATATTGTATCAGTAGGATATAGTATGATACCTCCTTTCGACAGGATTTCTAATGTTTTCTTTATCTCAGTGTTTATATCGTTCATTTAAAAATATTTTTAAAAAATAATAAATATATTATAGGAATTATAAATTGAACAAATATCGAGTCCGTATGACTGAAATTATGAACATCGAAGTTTTTCATAATGACTAATGACTTTTGACTAATGGCTTATTAAACCACAAAGTTACTAAATTTTTGCCAACGGCACAACCGATTGTTCACAAAATTCTTTTTTTAAATATTTATAATAACCCGTAATGGCAACCATTGCGGCATTATCGGTGCAATATTCCTGTTGAGGAACAAATGTTTTCCATCCCGATTTTTTTTCTTCATCTTTCAAGGTTTTCTGTAAAAACGAATTTGCAGAAACTCCTCCTGCAACTGCAATTTCTTTTATTCCTGTTATTTCAGTTGCAAGTTTTAATTTATTCATTAATACTTCAACTATTATATTCTGATAAGAAGCAGCGAGGTTTGCTTTATTTTTTTCAATAAAATCCTTATCTTTTTTAATTTCATCTTTCACAAGATAAAGAAGAGAGGTTTTCAATCCGCTGAAGCTGAAATCCAGCCCCGGAATATTGGGATGGGGGAAATTAAAAGCATTTATATTTCCGCTCTGAGCAAGTTTATCAACAATATGTCCGGCAGGATAAGGAAGTCCTAATATTTTTCCTGCTTTATCAAAAGCTTCACCGGCGGCATCATCAAGAGTTTTGCCGAGAATTTCCATTTTTAGATGAGCATCAACTCTTACGATTTGTGTATGCCCACCCGATACAAGCAAACATAAAAACGGAAATTGCGGAAATTCCTTATTTCCATTTTCATTCTGAATAAAGTGTGCTAAAATATGGGCTTGCAAATGGTTTACTTCAATTAACGGAATATTCATGCCAATAGCAAATGCTTTTGAAAAAGAACAACCAACGAGCAAAGAACCCATAAGTCCGGGTGCTCTGGTAAAAGCAATAGCAGAAATTTCTTTTTTATCAATACCGGCAATTTTCAATGCTTCTTCAACAACGGGAATAATATTTTTCTGATGGTCGCGCGAAGCAAGTTCGGGAACAACGCCGCCATATTTTTCATGGATAGTCTGAGTCGCAACAATATTGGCAAGAATTTTGTTGCCTTTTGCGACAGCAGCAGAAGTATCGTCGCATGACGATTCTATTCCAAGAATAATTATACTCATTACAATAGCATA
It encodes the following:
- the tsaD gene encoding tRNA (adenosine(37)-N6)-threonylcarbamoyltransferase complex transferase subunit TsaD; amino-acid sequence: MSIIILGIESSCDDTSAAVAKGNKILANIVATQTIHEKYGGVVPELASRDHQKNIIPVVEEALKIAGIDKKEISAIAFTRAPGLMGSLLVGCSFSKAFAIGMNIPLIEVNHLQAHILAHFIQNENGNKEFPQFPFLCLLVSGGHTQIVRVDAHLKMEILGKTLDDAAGEAFDKAGKILGLPYPAGHIVDKLAQSGNINAFNFPHPNIPGLDFSFSGLKTSLLYLVKDEIKKDKDFIEKNKANLAASYQNIIVEVLMNKLKLATEITGIKEIAVAGGVSANSFLQKTLKDEEKKSGWKTFVPQQEYCTDNAAMVAITGYYKYLKKEFCEQSVVPLAKI
- a CDS encoding L-threonylcarbamoyladenylate synthase — its product is MNDINTEIKKTLEILSKGGIILYPTDTIWGIGCDATNEKLVEKIHKIKGRTAFKSMIILLDDFHKLKKYTEDIPKYALNFIENSSKPITIIYPNAKGVAKNLLAEDGSIGIRIPKSEFCKKLVRDFGKPIVSTSANYAGGPNPRCFKEINKLIVNNVDYVISLFHDRVGSNKPSTIMKFGSNDEFKLLRK